One Amycolatopsis tolypomycina DNA segment encodes these proteins:
- a CDS encoding pentapeptide repeat-containing protein, producing MPVLKWRWIAVTAVVVAAVTGALLWLFLAWSGRPDAPVRIDAVKTAFGAGAGAGGVFALWLATRRQRTLELQLAETTRVASVTERDLEERRVTELYTKAVEQLGNDKAPVRLGGLYALERLGQDNPRQRQTIVNVLCAYLRMPFKEPKEGLRGADAVQRPQNNDDYDAPELQVRLAAQELLKIHLQREHPAFWPGMSIDLQRATLVDFRLSGCEVVVADFSHARFVGSVHMRGTTFAEKTGFYGTVFTSLANFDRSVFTEGAYFSWARFEGVARFARTRSEGGMRFHHTNFAAEAVFERSTHEFDFEGATFAVEPDLPHPGTR from the coding sequence GTGCCGGTGCTGAAGTGGCGGTGGATCGCCGTGACCGCCGTCGTGGTCGCGGCCGTCACCGGAGCACTGCTCTGGCTGTTCCTGGCCTGGTCGGGACGGCCGGACGCGCCGGTCCGGATCGACGCGGTCAAGACGGCGTTCGGCGCGGGCGCGGGCGCGGGCGGCGTGTTCGCGCTGTGGCTCGCGACGCGCCGCCAGCGCACGCTGGAACTGCAGCTGGCCGAGACGACCCGGGTCGCGTCCGTGACCGAACGGGACCTGGAGGAGCGGCGGGTCACCGAGCTGTACACGAAGGCGGTCGAACAGCTCGGCAACGACAAGGCGCCGGTGCGGCTCGGCGGCCTGTACGCGCTCGAGCGGCTCGGCCAGGACAACCCGAGACAGCGCCAGACGATCGTCAACGTGCTGTGCGCCTACCTGCGGATGCCGTTCAAGGAACCGAAAGAAGGTCTCCGCGGCGCCGACGCGGTCCAGCGGCCGCAGAACAACGACGACTACGACGCCCCCGAGCTGCAGGTCCGCCTCGCCGCGCAGGAGCTGCTCAAGATCCACCTCCAGCGCGAGCACCCGGCGTTCTGGCCGGGCATGTCGATCGACCTGCAGCGCGCCACGCTGGTCGACTTCCGGCTCAGCGGCTGTGAGGTGGTGGTGGCGGACTTCAGCCACGCCCGGTTCGTCGGCTCGGTGCACATGCGGGGGACCACTTTCGCCGAGAAGACCGGCTTCTACGGCACCGTGTTCACCTCGCTCGCGAACTTCGACCGGTCGGTCTTCACCGAAGGCGCGTACTTCTCCTGGGCACGCTTCGAAGGCGTCGCCCGCTTCGCGCGGACGCGGTCGGAGGGCGGCATGCGGTTCCACCACACGAACTTCGCCGCCGAAGCCGTGTTCGAACGCAGCACGCACGAGTTCGACTTCGAAGGGGCGACGTTCGCGGTCGAGCCGGACCTTCCTCACCCCGGTACCAGGTAG
- the upp gene encoding uracil phosphoribosyltransferase has protein sequence MDVHVVDHPLAKARLSTMRDARTDSAAFRAALHELTVMLVYEATRDVPVKIEKIHTPVARTDGYKLAKPPLLVPVLRAGLGMADQAHKLIPDAQMGFVGLARDEETLKPTPYLESLPESLADRPVLVLDPMLATGGSMEYTIRLLTDRGADDVTAICALAAPEGLAHLEKTGLPVRVVTASIDERLNDSGFIVPGLGDAGDRQYGAV, from the coding sequence ATGGATGTGCACGTCGTCGACCACCCCCTCGCGAAGGCCCGGCTCTCCACGATGCGCGACGCGCGCACCGACAGCGCCGCGTTCCGGGCCGCGCTGCACGAGCTGACCGTCATGCTGGTCTACGAAGCCACGCGGGACGTCCCGGTGAAGATCGAGAAGATCCACACGCCGGTCGCCCGCACCGACGGCTACAAGCTCGCCAAGCCGCCGCTGCTGGTCCCGGTGCTGCGCGCCGGGCTGGGCATGGCCGACCAGGCCCACAAGCTGATCCCGGACGCGCAGATGGGCTTCGTCGGCCTGGCGCGCGACGAGGAGACGCTCAAGCCGACGCCGTACCTGGAGTCGCTGCCGGAATCGCTCGCCGACCGGCCGGTGCTGGTGCTCGACCCGATGCTCGCCACCGGCGGCTCGATGGAGTACACGATCCGCCTGCTCACCGACCGCGGCGCCGACGACGTCACGGCGATCTGCGCGCTGGCGGCCCCGGAGGGCCTGGCGCACCTGGAGAAGACCGGCCTGCCGGTCCGGGTGGTCACCGCGAGCATCGACGAGCGCCTCAACGACTCGGGCTTCATCGTCCCGGGCCTCGGCGACGCGGGCGACCGGCAGTACGGCGCCGTCTGA
- a CDS encoding protein-tyrosine phosphatase family protein, which yields MVEFPDGTRVHGRGLRRPRPDGPEPDFGLYLGTSRLRRKHGGGIDWPHEWVTWPDFLLPAQPAEARRQIKALHERAKTETVEVACYGGAGRTGTVMACLATLSGVPAEEAVAWVRANYHERAVETPWQRGWVKSFAKQLD from the coding sequence ATGGTCGAGTTTCCGGACGGCACCCGCGTGCACGGACGCGGGCTGCGGCGCCCCCGCCCCGACGGACCCGAGCCCGATTTCGGGCTCTACCTGGGCACGAGCCGGCTGCGGCGCAAGCACGGCGGCGGCATCGACTGGCCGCACGAGTGGGTCACCTGGCCCGACTTCCTGCTGCCTGCCCAGCCCGCGGAAGCCCGCCGGCAGATCAAGGCGCTCCACGAACGGGCGAAGACCGAGACCGTCGAAGTCGCCTGCTACGGCGGCGCGGGGCGGACAGGCACGGTCATGGCCTGCCTGGCGACGCTTTCGGGCGTCCCGGCCGAGGAAGCCGTTGCCTGGGTGCGGGCGAACTACCACGAACGAGCCGTCGAAACGCCCTGGCAGCGCGGCTGGGTGAAGAGCTTCGCCAAACAGCTAGATTGA
- a CDS encoding DUF1707 SHOCT-like domain-containing protein: protein MRASDADRERVAQVLHNALAEGRITVNELEERLTTVYAAKTLGELKPVTADLPSSSAAVEPATTRALGFPDQRIGGHPGSPVSIGVLSGAVRKGSWVLPPQHNSFAFWGGTEIDLRQARFADRHCTITAVAIMGGIQITVPDDINVDVTGIGLMGGFVLEDKSGAPPAPPTAPTVKINGLAFWGGVVVHRKPATRAEPPQIES from the coding sequence ATGCGGGCTTCCGACGCGGACCGCGAACGCGTCGCCCAGGTGCTGCACAACGCCCTCGCCGAGGGCCGCATCACGGTCAACGAGCTGGAAGAGCGGCTCACGACGGTCTACGCGGCGAAAACCCTGGGCGAGCTGAAGCCGGTGACGGCCGACCTGCCGTCCTCGTCGGCGGCCGTCGAGCCGGCCACGACGCGCGCGCTCGGCTTCCCCGACCAGCGCATCGGCGGCCACCCGGGCAGCCCGGTGTCGATCGGCGTGCTGTCGGGAGCGGTCCGCAAGGGCAGCTGGGTCCTGCCCCCGCAGCACAACAGCTTCGCCTTCTGGGGCGGCACGGAGATCGACCTGCGCCAGGCCCGCTTCGCGGACCGCCACTGCACGATCACCGCGGTCGCCATCATGGGCGGCATCCAGATCACGGTCCCGGACGACATCAACGTGGACGTGACCGGGATCGGCCTGATGGGCGGCTTCGTGCTGGAGGACAAGTCGGGAGCACCACCCGCCCCGCCGACGGCGCCCACGGTGAAGATCAACGGGCTGGCCTTCTGGGGCGGGGTGGTCGTGCACCGGAAGCCGGCGACGCGGGCCGAGCCGCCGCAGATCGAGTCCTGA
- the deoC gene encoding deoxyribose-phosphate aldolase, translated as MTATTSTSAAPATPAPLVDATRDDASLRRFLLGLPGVDQVGVEQRAAGLGTRSIKKDAKRWAIDTAISMVDLTTLEGADTQGKVRALAAKAVRPDPERQDTPRVAAVCVYPDLVATAVEALEGSGVHVASVATGFPAGRTSREIKLADTKIAVDAGAHEVDMVIDRGAFLEGRYMAVFEEIQAVKEACGDAHLKVILETGELATYDNVRRASWLALLAGGDFIKTSTGKVSPAATLPVTHIMLQAVHDWHRQTGELRGVKPAGGIRTTKDAIKYLVAVHEVAGEPWLTPDLFRFGASSLLNDLLLQRRAQVDGHYSGPDYVTVD; from the coding sequence ATGACAGCCACGACCAGCACGTCAGCGGCGCCGGCCACCCCGGCACCGCTGGTGGACGCGACTCGCGACGACGCGAGCCTGCGCCGCTTCCTGCTCGGGCTGCCCGGTGTCGACCAGGTCGGCGTCGAGCAGCGCGCGGCGGGGCTCGGCACGCGCAGCATCAAGAAGGACGCCAAGCGGTGGGCCATCGACACCGCCATCTCCATGGTCGACCTGACCACCCTGGAGGGCGCCGACACCCAGGGCAAGGTCCGGGCGCTCGCCGCGAAGGCCGTGCGGCCCGACCCGGAACGCCAGGACACCCCGCGCGTCGCCGCCGTCTGCGTCTACCCCGACCTGGTCGCCACCGCCGTCGAGGCGCTCGAGGGCAGCGGGGTGCACGTCGCCAGCGTCGCCACCGGCTTCCCCGCCGGGCGCACCAGCCGCGAGATCAAGCTGGCCGACACCAAGATCGCCGTCGACGCGGGCGCGCACGAGGTCGACATGGTGATCGACCGCGGTGCCTTCCTCGAGGGCCGCTACATGGCGGTCTTCGAGGAGATCCAGGCCGTCAAGGAGGCCTGCGGCGACGCGCACCTGAAGGTCATCCTCGAGACCGGCGAGCTGGCGACCTACGACAACGTGCGGCGCGCGTCGTGGCTGGCGCTGCTGGCCGGCGGCGACTTCATCAAGACCTCCACCGGCAAGGTCTCCCCCGCCGCGACGCTGCCGGTCACCCACATCATGCTGCAGGCCGTGCACGACTGGCACCGGCAGACCGGCGAGCTGCGCGGCGTCAAGCCCGCGGGCGGCATCCGCACGACGAAGGACGCCATCAAGTACCTGGTCGCCGTGCACGAGGTCGCCGGCGAGCCGTGGCTGACTCCCGACCTGTTCCGCTTCGGCGCGTCCAGCCTGCTCAACGACCTGCTGCTGCAGCGCCGCGCCCAGGTGGACGGCCACTACAGCGGCCCCGACTACGTGACGGTGGACTGA
- a CDS encoding aldehyde dehydrogenase family protein, which translates to MPVFEYAPAPESRAIANLKDSYKPFVNGEFVDGSGEPLKTINPATEEVLAEVGTASKSDVDIAVKAARKAYTSVWSKMPGTERAKYLFRLARLIQERSRELAVLESLDNGKPIKESRDSDVPTAAAHFFYHAGWADKLEYAGYGPNPQPLGVAGQIIPWNFPLLMLAWKIAPALATGNTVVLKPAETTPLTALVFAEICQQAELPPGVVNILPGAGDIGASIVDHADIDKIAFTGSTEVGKAIQRQVAGTPKKLTLELGGKAANIVFEDAPLDQAVEGIVNGIFFNQGHVCCAGSRLLVQESIAEEVLEKLHHRVSTLRIGDPLDKNTDIGAINSAEQLAKIRGLVESGDAEGAQRWTSPCPVPDRGFFFAPTVFANVHQSMRIAREEIFGPVLSVLTFRTPDEAVAKANNTPYGLSAGIWTEKGSRILWMANQLRAGVVWANTFNRFDPAAPFGGYQESGFGREGGRTGLEAYLNV; encoded by the coding sequence ATGCCTGTTTTCGAGTACGCACCGGCGCCCGAGTCGCGTGCCATCGCCAACCTGAAGGACTCCTACAAGCCGTTCGTCAACGGCGAGTTCGTCGACGGCTCGGGTGAGCCGCTCAAGACGATCAACCCGGCCACCGAAGAGGTCCTGGCCGAGGTCGGCACCGCATCGAAGTCCGATGTGGACATCGCGGTCAAGGCCGCGCGCAAGGCGTACACGAGTGTCTGGTCGAAGATGCCGGGCACCGAGCGCGCGAAGTACCTCTTCCGCCTCGCGCGGCTGATCCAGGAGCGTTCGCGCGAGCTGGCCGTGCTGGAGAGCCTGGACAACGGCAAGCCGATCAAGGAGTCGCGCGACTCCGACGTCCCGACGGCCGCCGCGCACTTCTTCTACCACGCGGGCTGGGCCGACAAGCTCGAGTACGCGGGCTACGGCCCGAACCCGCAGCCACTGGGCGTGGCCGGCCAGATCATCCCGTGGAACTTCCCGCTGCTGATGCTGGCCTGGAAGATCGCCCCGGCGCTGGCCACCGGCAACACCGTCGTCCTCAAGCCGGCCGAGACGACGCCGCTGACCGCGCTGGTCTTCGCGGAGATCTGCCAGCAGGCCGAGCTGCCGCCGGGCGTGGTCAACATCCTGCCGGGCGCCGGCGACATCGGTGCGTCCATTGTGGACCACGCCGACATCGACAAGATCGCCTTCACCGGCTCGACCGAGGTCGGCAAGGCGATCCAGCGCCAGGTCGCGGGCACGCCGAAGAAGCTGACCCTCGAACTGGGCGGCAAGGCGGCGAACATCGTCTTCGAAGACGCGCCGCTCGACCAGGCCGTCGAGGGCATCGTCAACGGCATCTTCTTCAACCAGGGCCACGTCTGCTGCGCGGGCTCGCGCCTGCTGGTCCAGGAGTCCATCGCCGAAGAGGTCCTGGAGAAGCTGCACCACCGCGTCTCGACGCTGCGCATCGGCGACCCGCTCGACAAGAACACCGACATCGGCGCGATCAACTCGGCCGAGCAGCTGGCGAAGATCCGCGGGCTCGTCGAATCGGGCGACGCCGAAGGCGCGCAGCGCTGGACCAGCCCGTGCCCGGTGCCGGACCGCGGGTTCTTCTTCGCGCCCACGGTGTTCGCGAACGTCCACCAGTCGATGCGGATCGCGCGCGAGGAGATCTTCGGCCCGGTGCTGTCGGTGCTGACGTTCCGCACGCCGGACGAGGCCGTCGCGAAGGCGAACAACACGCCGTACGGGCTTTCGGCGGGCATCTGGACCGAAAAGGGCTCCCGGATCCTGTGGATGGCGAACCAGCTGCGCGCCGGCGTGGTCTGGGCCAACACCTTCAACCGCTTCGACCCCGCCGCCCCGTTCGGCGGCTACCAGGAATCCGGCTTCGGGCGCGAAGGCGGCCGCACCGGGCTGGAGGCGTACCTGAATGTCTGA
- a CDS encoding aldehyde dehydrogenase family protein, producing MSDRISVAKTYKLYIGGKFPRSESGRVYPVTDAKGKFLANAAHASRKDVRDAVVAARKAFPGWSAATAYNRGQVLYRVAEVLEGRRDQFAAEVSASEGLGGRKAESIVDAAIDRWVWYAGWTDKIATVLGAANPVAGPYFSFTVPEPTGVVGILAPQGSSLLGLVEVLAPVLATGSTAVVVSSAERPLPAITLSEVLATSDVPGGVANILTGRASELGSWLASHGDVNALDPTGAAPADRPGLAREAANTVKRVLTVPEAEPDWTAAPDLTRLRRYLEAKTVWHPLGV from the coding sequence ATGTCTGACCGCATCTCCGTCGCCAAGACGTACAAGCTGTACATCGGCGGCAAGTTCCCGCGTTCGGAGTCGGGCCGGGTGTACCCGGTGACCGACGCGAAGGGCAAGTTCCTGGCGAACGCGGCCCACGCGTCGCGCAAGGACGTCCGCGACGCGGTGGTGGCCGCGCGCAAGGCGTTCCCCGGCTGGTCGGCGGCCACGGCGTACAACCGCGGCCAGGTGCTCTACCGGGTGGCCGAGGTCCTGGAGGGCCGCCGCGACCAGTTCGCGGCCGAGGTCTCGGCCTCGGAAGGCCTCGGCGGCAGGAAAGCCGAGTCCATTGTGGACGCGGCCATCGACCGCTGGGTCTGGTACGCGGGCTGGACGGACAAGATCGCCACGGTCCTCGGCGCGGCGAACCCGGTGGCGGGCCCGTACTTCTCGTTCACGGTCCCGGAGCCGACGGGCGTGGTGGGCATCCTGGCCCCGCAGGGGTCGTCGTTGCTGGGCCTGGTCGAGGTCCTGGCCCCGGTCCTGGCCACGGGCTCGACGGCGGTGGTGGTCTCGAGCGCGGAGCGGCCGCTGCCGGCGATCACGCTGTCGGAGGTCCTGGCCACGTCCGACGTCCCGGGCGGGGTGGCGAACATCCTCACCGGACGAGCCTCGGAGCTGGGCTCGTGGCTGGCTTCGCACGGAGACGTCAACGCCCTGGACCCGACAGGAGCGGCCCCGGCGGACCGCCCGGGCCTGGCCCGCGAAGCGGCGAACACGGTGAAGCGGGTGCTGACGGTCCCGGAGGCGGAGCCGGACTGGACGGCAGCCCCGGACCTCACCCGGCTGCGGCGGTACCTGGAGGCGAAGACGGTCTGGCACCCGCTGGGCGTCTGA
- a CDS encoding GH12 family glycosyl hydrolase domain-containing protein: MRNCRSPEFTTSDPDGGWSDGGYYVHNNMWNAGEAGPETLRACAYDNWYVDSTQPDSSSVKTYPNVHKDINNLNGKPFNDYSVIKSTFAGRGPGTGVYDVAYDLWLNGVGNGRGVTEVMVWTENHKQVPAGEKLTTYTAGGFTYDVWADDEGYVAFVSRSTQYSGAVDLKAMIAWAIGKGLVPPNPTINQIGYGIEFCSTGGGKARFTLSDFSVTMS, from the coding sequence GTGCGCAACTGCCGCAGCCCGGAGTTCACGACCAGCGACCCCGACGGCGGCTGGTCGGACGGCGGCTACTACGTCCACAACAACATGTGGAACGCCGGCGAAGCGGGCCCGGAAACGCTGCGGGCGTGCGCGTACGACAACTGGTACGTCGATTCCACCCAACCCGATTCGTCGTCGGTGAAAACCTATCCGAACGTGCACAAGGACATCAACAACCTGAACGGCAAACCGTTCAACGACTATTCGGTGATCAAATCCACGTTCGCCGGCCGCGGCCCGGGCACGGGCGTCTACGACGTGGCGTACGACCTGTGGCTGAACGGCGTGGGCAACGGCCGGGGCGTCACCGAGGTGATGGTCTGGACGGAGAACCACAAGCAGGTCCCGGCGGGCGAGAAGCTGACGACGTACACGGCAGGCGGTTTCACGTACGACGTCTGGGCGGACGACGAGGGATACGTGGCGTTCGTGTCCCGCTCGACGCAGTATTCGGGAGCGGTGGACCTGAAGGCGATGATCGCCTGGGCGATCGGCAAGGGCCTGGTCCCCCCGAACCCGACGATCAACCAGATCGGCTACGGCATCGAGTTCTGCTCCACCGGCGGCGGCAAGGCACGGTTCACGCTGTCGGACTTCTCGGTGACGATGAGCTAG